One genomic region from Apodemus sylvaticus chromosome 1, mApoSyl1.1, whole genome shotgun sequence encodes:
- the LOC127684312 gene encoding vomeronasal type-1 receptor 4-like, producing the protein MSSENFAMGIFLFSQITVGMLGNSSILIHYIILISTGKSLMPKDQIIGHLTFANCLSVISKAIPQTLSKYGFKDFLKDIGCKLINYIYRITRGMSLYAMCLLSCFQAITISPSNSRWMIIKHREIKYIGPSCSVGWLVNLFLNIMTPVTVSGPMYNKNVTKWKINEYCSWFVYGNVGTALSMFILCFSDGLCLGLMACSSVSMVNRLYRHKRQVQHIHSSQHLLNASAENRATQSIVILMCTFVISYLLSSIMVTLMAYSKYPMLLRVTVFTFLETCFPIVCPFVLMNNIKHSISLVFFCFCKR; encoded by the coding sequence ATGTCTTCTGAAAACTTTGCAATGGGAATTTTTCTCTTCTCCCAGATTACTGTGGGAATGCTTGGAAATTCTTCAATACTAATTCATTATATCATTTTGATATCTACTGGGAAGTCCTTAATGCCCAAAGACCAGATTATAGGGCACTTGACTTTTGCCAACTGCTTGTCTGTCATCTCAAAAGCCATTCCACAGACACTGTCAAAATATGGATTTAAAGATTTCCTGAAAGATATTGGATGTAAATTAATAAACTATATTTACCGAATAACAAGGGGAATGTCCCTGTATGCCATGTGCCTACTGAGTTGCTTCCAAGCAATCACAATCAGCCCCAGCAACTCCAGGTGGATGATAATTAAACACAGAGAGATCAAGTACATTGGACCCTCCTGCTCAGTAGGCTGGCTTGTGAatctctttctaaacatcatgacGCCTGTTACAGTGTCAGGTCCTATGTACAACAAAAATGTGACTAAATGGAAGATTAATGAATACTGCTCATGGTTTGTTTATGGAAATGTGGGAACTGCACTGTCTATGTTCATACTGTGCTTCTCTGATGGCCTGTGCCTGGGTCTCATGGCCTGCTCCAGTGTCTCCATGGTGAATAGACTCTACAGACACAAGAGGCAAGTCCAGCATATCCATAGTTCTCAGCACCTCCTAAATGCCTCAGCTGAAAACAGAGCCACTCAATCTATCGTCATCCTGATGTGCACTTTTGTCATCTCCTATCTCCTCTCCTCCATTATGGTTACCCTTATGGCCTACTCCAAATATCCAATGTTACTGCGAGTAACTGTATTTACATTTCTCGAAACCTGCTTTCCCATAGTTTGCCCCTTTGTTCTCATGAACAATATCAAGCATAGTATTAGCCTggtttttttctgcttttgtaaGAGATAG